Proteins from a single region of Clostridia bacterium:
- a CDS encoding acetate kinase has protein sequence MKVLVINAGSSSLKYQLMNPETNDVICKGLIERIGIDGKLTHKPSGKEDFVLETKMDNHQDAIKVLMDAILDKDHGVVSSMSEIDAVGHRVVHAGEYFNDSVLVTDEVLRKIEACVDLAPLHNPPNILGIKACQEMMPGVPQVAVFDTAFHQTMPKEAYLYAVPYNYYETYGVRKYGFHGTSHKYVAQRAAAMLGKPIEELKIITCHLGNGSSISAVKGGKSIETSMGFTPLAGVCMGTRSGDIDPAIVEFIATKENMSVSEVLNILNKKSGVLGVSGLSSDFRDLLGDETDNKEKSRLAVDVFIYHVKKQIGICAAVMGGVDAIVFTAGVGENTEYVRRNAVSGLEFMGVKIDPELNKERGYELDISSSDATVKTLIIPTNEELMIALDTKKIVESK, from the coding sequence ATGAAAGTTCTTGTTATAAATGCAGGTAGTTCATCACTTAAATATCAGTTGATGAACCCTGAAACAAATGATGTAATCTGTAAAGGTTTAATTGAAAGAATAGGTATTGACGGTAAACTTACACATAAACCTTCCGGTAAAGAAGACTTTGTTCTTGAAACAAAAATGGATAACCATCAAGACGCTATAAAAGTTTTAATGGATGCTATATTAGATAAAGACCACGGCGTTGTTTCATCAATGAGTGAAATTGATGCAGTTGGCCACAGAGTTGTTCACGCGGGAGAATATTTTAACGATTCAGTTTTAGTAACTGATGAAGTTTTAAGAAAAATTGAAGCATGTGTTGATCTTGCTCCACTTCACAACCCTCCTAATATATTAGGAATAAAAGCGTGTCAGGAAATGATGCCTGGCGTTCCTCAGGTTGCAGTTTTTGATACTGCTTTCCATCAGACTATGCCTAAAGAAGCATACCTTTATGCTGTTCCATATAACTACTATGAAACATACGGTGTAAGAAAATATGGTTTCCACGGTACCAGTCATAAATATGTTGCACAAAGAGCGGCAGCAATGCTTGGTAAACCGATAGAAGAATTAAAAATTATTACCTGCCATTTAGGTAACGGTTCTTCAATTTCTGCAGTAAAAGGCGGAAAATCTATTGAAACTTCAATGGGCTTTACACCACTTGCAGGTGTATGTATGGGAACAAGAAGCGGTGATATTGACCCTGCTATTGTTGAATTTATTGCAACTAAAGAAAATATGTCTGTATCTGAAGTTTTAAATATTTTAAATAAAAAATCAGGTGTTTTAGGTGTTTCAGGTTTAAGTTCTGACTTTAGAGACTTACTTGGCGATGAAACAGATAATAAAGAAAAATCAAGACTTGCAGTTGATGTGTTCATATACCACGTTAAAAAGCAGATCGGTATCTGTGCTGCAGTTATGGGTGGCGTTGACGCTATCGTATTCACTGCAGGTGTTGGAGAAAATACTGAATATGTAAGAAGAAACGCAGTTTCAGGTTTAGAATTTATGGGTGTTAAGATTGACCCTGAACTTAATAAGGAAAGAGGATATGAACTTGACATATCATCTTCTGATGCAACAGTTAAAACATTAATTATTCCAACTAATGAAGAACTTATGATTGCACTTGATACAAAGAAAATAGTTGAAAGCAAATAA
- the pta gene encoding phosphate acetyltransferase: protein MTFLESVKNRAKADKKTIVLPESMDRRTFEAAETILKEGIANLIIIGTPEEVATNSKGLDISGATIINPYTYEKTEEYINLFVELRKSKGLTYEDAKKQALSDYMYYACLMVKAGDADGVVSGACHSTANTLRPSLQIVKTKPGVKLVSAFFVMVVPDCEYGADGTFIFADSGLEQNPDPEKLAAIAACSAESFELLTQKEAIVAMLSHSTKGSAKHPDVDKVLEATRICKENNPDLKVDGELQLDAAIVPSVGESKAPGSPVAGHANVLVFPDLDAGNIGYKLVQRLAKAEAYGPVTQGIAKPINDLSRGCSADDIVGVVAITCVQAQNQN, encoded by the coding sequence ATGACTTTTTTAGAAAGTGTTAAAAACCGTGCAAAAGCCGACAAAAAAACTATCGTTCTTCCAGAATCTATGGACAGAAGAACTTTTGAAGCGGCAGAAACAATATTAAAAGAAGGAATTGCCAATTTAATCATTATCGGTACTCCTGAAGAAGTTGCTACAAACAGCAAAGGTCTTGATATTTCAGGTGCTACAATTATTAATCCTTATACATACGAAAAAACAGAAGAATATATCAATCTTTTTGTGGAATTAAGAAAATCAAAAGGTCTTACATATGAAGATGCTAAAAAACAGGCTCTTTCTGATTATATGTATTACGCTTGTCTTATGGTTAAAGCAGGAGATGCAGACGGAGTAGTTTCAGGTGCTTGTCATTCAACTGCCAACACTTTACGACCAAGTCTTCAGATTGTTAAAACAAAACCAGGCGTTAAACTTGTATCAGCGTTCTTCGTAATGGTTGTGCCTGATTGTGAATACGGTGCAGACGGTACATTTATTTTTGCAGACAGTGGTTTAGAACAGAATCCTGACCCTGAAAAACTTGCAGCCATCGCAGCATGTTCTGCAGAATCTTTTGAACTTTTAACACAGAAAGAAGCAATAGTTGCAATGCTTTCTCACTCAACAAAAGGAAGTGCGAAACACCCTGATGTTGATAAAGTATTGGAAGCAACAAGAATTTGTAAAGAAAACAATCCTGATTTAAAAGTTGACGGTGAACTTCAGCTTGACGCTGCAATAGTTCCAAGCGTTGGCGAATCAAAAGCCCCTGGCTCACCTGTTGCAGGTCATGCAAACGTTTTAGTATTCCCTGACCTTGATGCAGGTAATATAGGTTATAAATTAGTACAAAGACTTGCAAAAGCAGAAGCGTACGGTCCTGTTACTCAGGGTATAGCAAAACCTATTAACGACCTATCAAGAGGATGCAGTGCTGATGATATTGTCGGCGTTGTTGCAATCACTTGTGTTCAGGCTCAGAATCAGAATTAA
- a CDS encoding nucleotidyltransferase, whose protein sequence is MKIAGIIAEYNPFHNGHLYQIEKTKKELGIDFIVAVMSGDFVMRGEPALYNKFLRAKMAAENGVDLVIELPAPYALSSAEFFAEGSVKLLNSLNIVDYLSFGSESGNIEKLKSIAEKLNSEKIKSKIIKNQKKGIPVYEAISEEFSDSDKEILKTPNNILAINYIKALLKTKSKITPYTLERIKTGYNDLETKDGFASATGIRERLRNNEDISPFMPKKAFKLSDNVLPVFEEEFDKVITYILRVKESEELLKYPDVSEGLENLIAEASRNAFGVKEVAEYIKSKRYTYTRIKRILFNILCDIKKEEREKDPQYARVLAFNENGKKLIGELNKKSLIPVITNPTKEHYEKYPDLLLDLKVHDIYSIICGNKGGENKRILL, encoded by the coding sequence ATGAAAATTGCAGGTATTATTGCTGAGTATAACCCGTTTCATAACGGGCATTTATACCAGATAGAAAAAACAAAAAAAGAATTAGGCATAGATTTTATCGTTGCTGTTATGAGCGGAGATTTTGTTATGCGTGGAGAACCTGCGCTTTATAATAAATTCTTAAGAGCAAAAATGGCAGCCGAAAACGGTGTTGATTTAGTTATAGAACTTCCTGCTCCTTATGCATTGTCATCTGCAGAATTTTTTGCTGAAGGCTCAGTTAAACTGTTAAATAGCCTTAATATAGTAGACTATCTTTCATTTGGTAGCGAATCAGGTAATATAGAAAAATTAAAGTCTATTGCCGAAAAGTTAAACAGCGAAAAAATAAAATCAAAAATCATAAAAAATCAGAAAAAGGGAATACCTGTTTACGAGGCTATATCGGAAGAATTTTCAGATTCAGACAAAGAGATTTTAAAAACTCCAAATAATATTCTTGCAATAAACTATATAAAAGCCCTTTTAAAAACAAAGTCAAAAATAACTCCATATACTTTGGAGCGAATTAAAACAGGGTATAACGACTTAGAAACAAAAGACGGTTTTGCATCTGCAACAGGTATAAGGGAACGCCTTAGAAATAATGAGGATATATCTCCTTTTATGCCAAAAAAAGCATTTAAGTTATCAGACAATGTTTTACCTGTTTTTGAAGAAGAGTTTGATAAAGTTATAACATACATTTTAAGAGTAAAAGAAAGTGAAGAACTTTTAAAATATCCTGATGTGTCAGAGGGGCTTGAAAATTTAATAGCCGAAGCATCAAGAAACGCATTTGGTGTTAAAGAAGTGGCAGAATATATAAAGTCTAAAAGATATACCTACACAAGAATTAAGAGAATACTCTTTAATATATTATGCGATATAAAGAAAGAAGAAAGAGAAAAAGACCCTCAGTATGCAAGAGTTCTTGCATTTAATGAAAATGGTAAAAAACTTATAGGCGAACTTAATAAAAAGAGCCTTATTCCTGTTATAACAAACCCGACTAAAGAACATTATGAGAAATATCCTGACTTGTTACTTGATTTAAAGGTTCATGACATTTATAGTATAATTTGTGGTAATAAAGGCGGAGAAAACAAAAGAATTTTGTTGTAA
- a CDS encoding Gfo/Idh/MocA family oxidoreductase has translation MENKKLKVALIGCGMIAASHMDAIINDKRAEVVALVCGRDYEKGKKFKEKYNIPFLTNEYNEVLEKCSVDMAIVCNPSSYHGEVTIAFLNKQIPVLCEKPLDVKIDTMTAMIDAANKNNVLLGCVFPNRTQSGIVNAKKVLDSGELGKMRIVEFQYRGYRSHSYYANSYWRGDKEINGGGCLINQGSHGIDALIYLCGNVKKVCAVTDIMGRKMTGEDTANALMEFDNGAHGMLMGTVLSYFPEKNSECDRIRIECERGTIVFADGKTMLYKSLSDDEFNVEEIQLSDKVESFGESPEDMDMNAHFEVVSNFIDGVLYGKELIAPASDARRGIDLILTIYESAKTNEWKEVPHFDI, from the coding sequence ATGGAAAATAAAAAATTAAAGGTTGCACTTATTGGTTGCGGAATGATAGCGGCCTCTCATATGGACGCGATAATTAACGATAAAAGGGCAGAGGTTGTTGCGCTTGTATGCGGAAGAGATTATGAAAAAGGGAAAAAGTTTAAAGAAAAGTATAATATTCCTTTTTTAACCAATGAATATAACGAAGTGCTTGAAAAATGCAGTGTAGATATGGCTATTGTTTGTAACCCAAGTTCATATCACGGGGAGGTTACCATTGCATTTTTAAATAAACAAATTCCTGTTCTTTGCGAAAAACCTTTAGATGTAAAAATAGACACAATGACTGCCATGATTGATGCTGCTAATAAAAATAATGTATTATTAGGCTGTGTATTCCCGAACAGAACTCAGTCAGGAATAGTTAATGCGAAAAAAGTATTAGACTCAGGCGAACTTGGGAAAATGAGAATTGTGGAATTTCAGTACAGAGGTTACAGAAGCCATTCTTATTATGCAAACTCTTACTGGAGAGGGGATAAGGAAATCAATGGGGGAGGATGCCTTATAAATCAGGGAAGCCACGGAATTGATGCACTTATCTATCTTTGCGGTAATGTTAAAAAAGTGTGTGCTGTAACCGATATAATGGGAAGAAAAATGACAGGCGAAGATACTGCAAATGCGCTTATGGAATTTGATAACGGTGCTCACGGAATGTTGATGGGAACAGTCCTTTCATATTTTCCAGAAAAGAACTCCGAGTGCGACAGAATAAGAATAGAGTGCGAAAGAGGAACAATAGTCTTTGCAGACGGTAAAACAATGCTTTATAAAAGTTTATCTGATGATGAATTTAATGTAGAGGAAATTCAACTTTCCGATAAGGTTGAAAGTTTTGGAGAAAGCCCTGAAGATATGGATATGAATGCTCACTTTGAAGTGGTGTCAAACTTTATTGACGGTGTTTTATATGGTAAAGAGTTAATTGCTCCGGCTTCTGACGCACGAAGAGGAATAGACCTTATTTTAACCATTTATGAATCGGCAAAAACAAACGAGTGGAAAGAAGTTCCGCATTTTGATATATAG
- a CDS encoding type II toxin-antitoxin system YafQ family toxin — protein MYSIRPTTKFQKDLKRIEKRGYNILLLTEVIKKLANGEQLPEKNKDHNLLGEYSGCRECHITPDWLLIYEIADDELILYLTRTGTHSDLF, from the coding sequence ATGTACTCAATAAGACCGACTACAAAATTTCAGAAGGACTTAAAGCGAATTGAAAAACGAGGATATAATATTTTATTGCTGACAGAAGTAATTAAAAAGTTAGCAAATGGAGAGCAACTTCCCGAAAAGAATAAGGATCATAATTTGTTGGGGGAATACTCAGGCTGCAGAGAATGTCATATTACACCTGATTGGTTATTGATTTATGAGATCGCAGATGATGAATTGATATTATATCTTACTCGAACAGGAACACACAGCGATTTGTTTTAA